The region AGGCAAGAATGTGCTTTTTGAGGGGGCACAGGGTACCCTGCTGGACCTGGATCATGGCACCTATCCCTATGTAACCTCATCCCACCCCACAGCAGCGGCGGCTGCTCTGGGTACCGGCATCGGGCCTACCAAAATTAACCGGGTGCTTGGCATTGTCAAGGCCTACACCACCCGGGTGGGCGAAGGGCCTTTCCCCACCGAGCTGCTGGACGGCGCAGGGGAAGAAATTCGCCGCAAGGGCAATGAGTTTGGCACCACCACCGGGCGCCCCCGCCGCTGCGGCTGGTTTGATGCGGTGATTGTCCGCTATGCGGCTCGCATCAGCGGGCTCGACAGCCTGGCCATTACCAAGCTGGATGTATTGAGCGGCCTGCCGGTGATTAAGTTATGCTCCGGCTACCGCTACAAAGGGGAAATCATTCGGGAGTTCCCGGCTTCATTAAAAGAGCTGGCCAAATGCGAGCCGGTTTACGAAGAATTCCCCGGCTGGCAAGAAGATATTTCCCGGGTAACCCGTTACCAAGACCTGCCGGACAATGCCAAACGCTACCTGGAGCGCATTGTTGAGCTGACCGAGGTAAAAATTGCCCTGATCAGCGTCGGCGTCAAGCGCAACCAAACCATTATCATAGAAGACCTGTTCAATTAAATTTAAGCGGCAGGCGGTTCTCAACCGTAATGCCGCCAATTTTGCCAAACAACCCGTGTCACTTTGCCGGTGCTGCGGGTTGTATTTATTTCAGGGTGCAGGCAAAGCCGGTCAAGGCTGCCGGACTGCCCGCAGCGGTACCGGCAGATATGTATTATGTTGTATTTTTGCTAAAAAATTAAAGTAATGTTTTGAAGACAAACATGTTGACACTTATCCGGTGTTGTTGTAATATATCACATGTGAGGTCGCACGGCCGATAATTCAATACCTGATCCATTAGCTCAGTCGGTAGAGCACCTGACTTTTAATCAGGGTGTCCCGCGTTCGAGTCGCGGATGGATCACCACCACAAAAATTTGTGGCCCCTTGGTCAAGCGGCCTAAGACACCGCCCTTTCACGGCGGTAACACGGGTTCGAATCCCGTAGGGGTCACCAATTTTTGTTTTTTTATCTCTTGACCCATTAGCTCAGTTGGTAGAGCACCTGACTTTTAATCAGGGTGTCCCGCGTTCGAGTCGCGGATGGGTCACCAAATTTTTATTTAACAGATGTTTGATTTTTTACAACAGGCGGGTATAATTATAATAAGATGCGGGTGTAGCTCAATGGTAGAGCATCAGCTTCCCAAGCTGAGGGTTGCGAGTTCGATCCTCGTCACCCGCTCCATATTGTTAGAGAAAAGTCAAGGCCCCCCGGCAATCGGGGGGCTGTTTTGTCAACAACGGCAACCCCTTCTTAACGCCGGCCAACTTTTGCTTGCCTTGGACAAACCAGGTGCTATATAATCGTATACGGAAAGGGGATGAACGACTGATGAAACATATTAAAACCTTAAATAAGAAGTCCTTAGCAGCCACCCTGAAAACCGGCGGTTGCGGTGAGTGTGCCACTTCCTGCCAATCTGCTTGCAAAACCTCTTGCACAGTAGGCAACCAGGTTTGCGCCAAGCAGGCCTAGGCCCGGTGGTCAACACGGTAAAACCACAACCTTGTCTCTGCGGGAGTGTTTTTCCCCGGGGATAAGGTAATTTTTTTTGGGGGGACTTTTTTATGATACACAAATTCATCTTTGACGGCGTCCGCATTGTGGTGGATGTGCACAGCGGGGCGGTTCATGTGGTGGATGAGCTGGTATGGGATCTGCTGGACTTATACCAGACGGCTGCCGGAGAAGAAATCATGTCAGCCCTCTCCCCTCGCTATGACCGGGCGGAGATCGAACAGGCCTTGGCGGAAATAAGCGCCTTACAGCAGGAAGGCCTGTTGTTTACCGCTGACCCGCACCAGGACAACTACCGGCCCCGGACCGATACAGTGGTAAAAGCCCTCTGCCTACATGCCGCCCATGACTGCAATTTGCGGTGCAAATACTGTTTTGCCGGCCAAGGGCAGTTCGGCGGGCCCGGCGGCTTAATGTCCGCCCAAATAGGACGGGCTGCCATAGATTTTCTCCTTGAACAATCGGGCCCGCGCAAGCATATTGAAATCGACTTTTTTGGCGGCGAACCCCTGCTCAATTTTCAAGTCATCAAGGAACTGGTGCCCTACGGCAGGCAAAAGGCCCGGCAAGCCGGCAAAGAAATCAAGTATACCCTTACCACCAACGGCGTGCTGCTGAACCGGGAAGTACAGCAGTTTCTGCTGGACAATCAAATGGCTGCTGTTTTAAGCCTGGACGGTCGGCCGGCTGTCCACGATGCCATGCGGCCGGCTCCCTCCGGCCGGGGCTCTTACGCTTTGGTGCTGCCGCACATGCAGGCCTATGTGCAGCAAGAGCCGGCGGCCGGCTATTATATCCGGGGCACCTTTACCCGGCATAATCTGGATTTCAGTCAGGATGTTATGCACCTGGCCGAGCTGGGCTTCCGGGATATTTCGGTGGAGCCGGTGGTCGGCGGCAGCGAAACCGATTATGCTTTCCGGCCGGAAGACCTGCCCCTGTTGCTGGAGGAATACGAAAAGCTGACCCGGTTGCTGCTGGCCCGCCGGGAAGCCGGCCAACCCATTAATTTTTTCCATTTTAATATTGACTTGAGCGGCGGGCCCTGCCTGCCCAAGCGCTTGTCCGGCTGCGGCGCCGGCTATGAATACCTGGCGGTGACACCCGAGGGTGACCTTTACCCCTGTCACCAGTTCGTGGGACGTCCGGAGTTTTGGTTGGGTCATGTCACGAGCGGCATTCAAAAACCCGGCATTATTGAGCAGTTCCGCCAGGCGCACATTTATAACAAACCGCGCTGCCGCAGTTGCTGGGCCAAATTTTATTGCAGCGGCGGTTGCCATGCCAACGCCCAGGCCTTCAACAACAACCTGCGGGAGCCCTACGAAATTGGCTGCCGGCTGGCCCAAAAGCGCTTTGAATGTGCCATTTATTTACAGGTAAAACAAGCAGGTCTTGCCTAAACAGTAACGGCCTCCGTTTAATCAAACGGAGGCCTCAGATTGTCGCCAAAGGTTGTAAAACAAAGTGAGGTGGTTTTATGATCCCCTGTCGGCGACTTGTCGAAGCACCGGTAACAGCACATGATGAGCGAAAGGAGCCATTGGGGTGGCGCCCACAGGACGTGGGCGCCAGCCGAACCGGGCCAGGATGGCCCGTTTGAGGCGACCCCAATGGCGACCGTAGCGAATCATAGTGCTGTCGGTGCGTAGACCGGAGCCAAAGGGGATCATAAACCACCGATAATGTTTGTCCACACCCTGCGGTCTCCGTTTGAGTTAAACGGAGACCTTTTTAATTTTACGAAAACTTTACCCGGACAAAATATTGTGATAAAATGTATGTGCCTTAATTTGCCTTACAACGACTTCTTTTCCAAATTAAATAGGGTTCCATAGAGAGTTGGCAGTTATCTTCTCGAAAGGAGTTGAACCATGCAGTTTACAGACAAGCTGAAATCCCTGCCCAATTGGCTGGCCAAGCAGCCTAAAGCCTATCAACAGGGATTAGGTGTGTTATTAGCGGTT is a window of Desulforamulus hydrothermalis Lam5 = DSM 18033 DNA encoding:
- a CDS encoding adenylosuccinate synthase, which encodes MSTVVIIGAQWGDEGKGKITDFLAEKADLIVRYQGGNNAGHTVVVDDAEFKLHLIPSGILYPEKTCVIGNGVVIDPGVLKQELDSLAARGVPIGKLRISQRAHVIMPYHRLMDAVEEEQKGEAKIGTTRRGIGPTYTDKAARVGIRVVDLIDQEEFPRLLKQNLERKNVIFEKLFAVRGFAYEEILKEYEGYAAMLAPMVEDVSLLVHNAIKEGKNVLFEGAQGTLLDLDHGTYPYVTSSHPTAAAAALGTGIGPTKINRVLGIVKAYTTRVGEGPFPTELLDGAGEEIRRKGNEFGTTTGRPRRCGWFDAVIVRYAARISGLDSLAITKLDVLSGLPVIKLCSGYRYKGEIIREFPASLKELAKCEPVYEEFPGWQEDISRVTRYQDLPDNAKRYLERIVELTEVKIALISVGVKRNQTIIIEDLFN
- the scfA gene encoding six-cysteine ranthipeptide SCIFF, with product MKHIKTLNKKSLAATLKTGGCGECATSCQSACKTSCTVGNQVCAKQA
- the scfB gene encoding thioether cross-link-forming SCIFF peptide maturase; the protein is MIHKFIFDGVRIVVDVHSGAVHVVDELVWDLLDLYQTAAGEEIMSALSPRYDRAEIEQALAEISALQQEGLLFTADPHQDNYRPRTDTVVKALCLHAAHDCNLRCKYCFAGQGQFGGPGGLMSAQIGRAAIDFLLEQSGPRKHIEIDFFGGEPLLNFQVIKELVPYGRQKARQAGKEIKYTLTTNGVLLNREVQQFLLDNQMAAVLSLDGRPAVHDAMRPAPSGRGSYALVLPHMQAYVQQEPAAGYYIRGTFTRHNLDFSQDVMHLAELGFRDISVEPVVGGSETDYAFRPEDLPLLLEEYEKLTRLLLARREAGQPINFFHFNIDLSGGPCLPKRLSGCGAGYEYLAVTPEGDLYPCHQFVGRPEFWLGHVTSGIQKPGIIEQFRQAHIYNKPRCRSCWAKFYCSGGCHANAQAFNNNLREPYEIGCRLAQKRFECAIYLQVKQAGLA